In Nitrospirota bacterium, the genomic stretch ACAATACTGATTTTTCTATAAACTTCAAACCGAAGATGAACCATGAAACGCTTATCAGCGGATATAGAAAAGTCGTTCACACTATTTATTCTCCCAAATATTACTATGCACGGGTCAAAAAATTCTTGAAAGAATATAAGCCGATGCAGGCAAAAACGTTTCATTTCAGGTTCAGTCATCTTGAAGCGGGTTTCAAATCCATTTTCCGCCTGGGGATAATAGGAAAGGAGAGAATCTATTACTGGAAGCTTTTTTTCTGGTCTTTGTTCCGCCGGCCCCGGCTTTTTCCGCTTGCAATTACCCTTACGATTTATGGATTCCACTTCCGAAAGATTTTCAAACGCCGCCTGCCGGGTCTTCAATAAAAAATCTTATTTAAAATACTCTCTACCTCTCGGAACGTTCCTCCCTTGTCAATCATCCCAGAGTAGAGATATAATAGTTTTCTAAATCTTATTGTTTTGGAGAAGATATGACTATCACGGAAAAGATATTCTCAGCACATGCAGGCAAAAAAAAGGTTGAGCCCGGAGAACTGATTAATGCAAAGGTTGATTTAATTCTTGCAAATGACATTACTGCGCCAATAGCAATACAGGAATTCAAGAAGATCGGAGCAAAGGATGTTTTTGACAGAAACCGCATCGCCCTTATCCCTGACCATTTTGCGCCGCAGAAAGATATAAAAGCTGCCGAGCAGTGCAAGATGCTCCGCGATTTCTCAAAAGAATATAATCTCGGCCTTTACTTTGAGATTGGCAGAATGGGAATTGAACATGCATTGCTTCCGGAGCAGGGGCTTGTCGTTCCCGGAGACCTCGTAATAGGCGCTGACAGCCATACGTGCACTTACGGAGCATTGGGCGCATTCTCAACAGGAGTTGGCTCAACAGATGTTGCATCCGCAATGGCAACAGGCGAGTGCTGGTTCAAGGTTCCTGAGTCAATGAAATTTATATACTACGGCAAACTCAATAAATGGGTCGGAGGAAAAGACCTTATACTTCATACGATAGGCGATATCGGAGTTGACGGAGCTTTATACATGGCAATGGAATTTGAAGGGGAAGTTATAAGCAGTCTTCCGATGTACGGAAGGCTGACAATGTGCAACATGGCTATCGAGGCTGGAGGCAAGAGCGGGATAATCGTTCCTGATAAGATTACAAAAAAATACGTAAAAGGAAGGGCAAAGAGGGAATTTAAATTATACAAATCCGATAAAAACTCAAAGTATGTTGAAACCAGAGAATACGACTGTTCAAAGATACCGCTGACAGTGTCCTGCCCTCACCTTCCGTCAAATACAAAACCAGCCGCTGAACTGTTTGAAGTTGCAATAGATCAGGTTGTCATAGGCTCATGCACAAACGGAAGGCTTGAGGATTTAAGAGAGGCTGCGGAAGTGATTAAAGGCAGAAAAGTTAATCCTAATGTAAGGCTGATAGTTATTCCTGCAACACAGCAAATATACAAACAGGCTATGAAGGAAAAGCTGCTTGATATATTCATTGATGCCGAGGCTGTTGTATCAACACCGACATGCGGGCCGTGTCTCGGCGGGCATATGGGAATACTTACAAAAGGCGAAAGAGCGCTTGCAACAACCAATAGAAACTTTGTAGGCAGGATGGGACATCCTGAAAGTGAAGTATATCTCTCAAACCCGGCAGTTGCCGCGGCATCAGCAGTTCTCGGAAGGATTGGGACTCCTGAGGAATTAGGATTATG encodes the following:
- the leuC gene encoding 3-isopropylmalate dehydratase large subunit translates to MTITEKIFSAHAGKKKVEPGELINAKVDLILANDITAPIAIQEFKKIGAKDVFDRNRIALIPDHFAPQKDIKAAEQCKMLRDFSKEYNLGLYFEIGRMGIEHALLPEQGLVVPGDLVIGADSHTCTYGALGAFSTGVGSTDVASAMATGECWFKVPESMKFIYYGKLNKWVGGKDLILHTIGDIGVDGALYMAMEFEGEVISSLPMYGRLTMCNMAIEAGGKSGIIVPDKITKKYVKGRAKREFKLYKSDKNSKYVETREYDCSKIPLTVSCPHLPSNTKPAAELFEVAIDQVVIGSCTNGRLEDLREAAEVIKGRKVNPNVRLIVIPATQQIYKQAMKEKLLDIFIDAEAVVSTPTCGPCLGGHMGILTKGERALATTNRNFVGRMGHPESEVYLSNPAVAAASAVLGRIGTPEELGL